Proteins from a genomic interval of Corynebacterium deserti GIMN1.010:
- the panC gene encoding pantoate--beta-alanine ligase, whose amino-acid sequence MLVATTKKELVDALRHLTSIGLVPTMGALHQGHASLVKAAREENDTVVASIFVNPLQFQDLGDCDDYRNYPRQLDQDVELLNEAGVDIVFAPSVEEMYPGGLPLVWARTGSIGSKLEGESRPGHFDGVATVVAKLFNLVRPDRAYFGQKDAQQVAVIRRLVADLDFPVEIRPVPIIRGADGLAESSRNQRLSSIDREHALVLPEVLHDLDHRAKSGEPLRIEDARARLANSEGVTLDHLEIVDPATLEPLGVDGVLKTPALVVAAIFVGPVRLIDNIELHPHI is encoded by the coding sequence ATGTTGGTTGCAACCACAAAAAAAGAGCTTGTCGACGCGCTCCGCCACCTCACCTCCATCGGCTTGGTACCTACGATGGGAGCTCTTCATCAAGGCCATGCTTCCTTGGTGAAAGCAGCTCGGGAGGAAAACGACACCGTGGTGGCCAGCATCTTTGTCAATCCCCTTCAATTTCAGGATCTTGGGGATTGTGATGATTATCGGAATTATCCCCGCCAACTCGACCAGGATGTTGAGCTTCTCAACGAGGCTGGCGTAGACATTGTGTTTGCTCCCAGCGTGGAAGAAATGTACCCCGGTGGATTGCCGCTGGTGTGGGCGCGCACAGGATCGATTGGTTCGAAGCTTGAAGGTGAGAGTAGGCCTGGTCATTTTGATGGGGTGGCGACAGTCGTCGCAAAGCTTTTTAATCTTGTGCGCCCTGACCGCGCTTACTTCGGGCAAAAAGATGCCCAGCAGGTTGCCGTTATCCGCCGCTTGGTAGCGGATCTGGATTTTCCGGTGGAGATTCGCCCGGTGCCGATTATTCGCGGCGCGGATGGCCTCGCGGAATCAAGCCGTAACCAGCGCCTTTCTTCCATTGATCGGGAGCATGCGTTGGTGTTGCCCGAGGTGCTGCATGACCTTGACCATCGCGCGAAGTCCGGTGAGCCACTGCGCATTGAGGATGCCCGAGCGCGGTTGGCAAATTCCGAGGGTGTCACGCTTGATCATTTAGAGATCGTCGACCCTGCAACCCTTGAGCCTTTAGGGGTAGACGGTGTGTTGAAAACGCCTGCGTTGGTGGTTGCGGCGATTTTCGTAGGTCCCGTCAGGCTTATCGACAATATCGAGCTACACCCGCATATCTAG
- the panB gene encoding 3-methyl-2-oxobutanoate hydroxymethyltransferase — translation MPGIEAKKVRTRHFHEAKANGQKISVLTSYDALTARIFDEAGVDMLLVGDSAANVVLGRDTTLSITLDEMIVLAKAVTVSTKRALVVVDLPFGTYEVSPQQAVESAIRVMRETGAAAVKIEGGVEMAGTIRRIVDAGIPVVGHIGYTPQSEHSLGGHVVQGRGASSGKLIADARAVQQAGAFAVVLEMVPADAAREVTEDLSIVTIGIGAGNGTDGQVLVWQDAFGLNRGKKARFVREYASIGDTLFYAAQSYIADIHGGAFPGEVESF, via the coding sequence ATGCCAGGCATTGAAGCAAAGAAAGTCCGTACCCGTCATTTCCACGAAGCCAAAGCAAACGGGCAGAAGATTTCCGTCCTGACCAGCTATGACGCCCTTACTGCACGCATTTTTGATGAGGCAGGCGTCGATATGCTGCTCGTGGGTGATTCGGCAGCCAATGTTGTGTTGGGTCGCGACACCACGTTATCCATCACGCTGGATGAGATGATTGTGCTGGCCAAGGCGGTGACGGTGTCCACGAAGCGCGCGCTGGTTGTGGTGGATCTGCCATTTGGAACCTATGAGGTCAGTCCTCAGCAGGCGGTGGAATCTGCCATTCGTGTCATGCGCGAAACTGGTGCCGCCGCGGTGAAGATTGAGGGTGGCGTTGAGATGGCAGGGACGATTCGTCGCATTGTTGACGCCGGTATTCCTGTCGTTGGCCACATTGGTTACACTCCGCAGTCGGAGCATTCTTTGGGTGGCCATGTGGTGCAGGGTCGTGGTGCGAGTTCCGGGAAGCTCATTGCGGATGCGCGCGCGGTGCAGCAGGCGGGCGCGTTTGCGGTGGTGCTTGAGATGGTTCCTGCGGACGCGGCGCGTGAGGTGACGGAGGATTTGAGCATCGTCACGATTGGCATCGGCGCAGGAAACGGCACTGATGGCCAGGTACTTGTGTGGCAGGATGCGTTTGGTCTCAACCGCGGCAAGAAGGCTCGTTTCGTGCGGGAGTACGCGAGCATCGGCGACACACTTTTTTATGCGGCGCAGTCTTATATCGCTGATATTCACGGCGGTGCCTTCCCAGGCGAGGTGGAGTCTTTTTAA
- a CDS encoding DNA-3-methyladenine glycosylase — translation MPIDFLQSADIVAPQLLGCILTHAGVSIRLTEVEAYLDSADPAAHTYRGKTPRNAAMFGPGGHMYVYISYGIHRAGNIVCGPEGTGQGVLLRAGEVIEGEDIARERRATARRQASDTLPAARLAQGPGNLGQALGLELKHNYASVLGPSFILQPRKFEPEWVSGPRIGISKNTDAPLRFWIPGHPTVSGRKGRPNKKSATPREY, via the coding sequence ATGCCCATCGACTTTCTTCAATCAGCCGATATTGTTGCCCCACAACTTCTTGGCTGCATCTTGACTCATGCCGGCGTAAGTATCCGACTGACCGAAGTTGAGGCCTACCTAGATTCCGCCGACCCAGCAGCCCACACCTACCGAGGCAAAACTCCACGCAACGCTGCAATGTTTGGCCCCGGCGGCCACATGTACGTCTATATTTCTTACGGGATCCATCGTGCTGGCAACATCGTGTGCGGACCAGAAGGAACAGGTCAAGGGGTGCTCCTTCGCGCTGGCGAGGTAATTGAGGGCGAAGACATTGCACGCGAACGCAGGGCTACCGCTCGACGTCAGGCAAGCGACACGCTTCCTGCTGCTCGTCTGGCCCAGGGCCCGGGAAATCTTGGGCAAGCGTTGGGATTAGAACTCAAACACAATTACGCTTCTGTTCTTGGTCCTTCATTTATTCTTCAACCCCGAAAGTTTGAGCCTGAGTGGGTATCCGGCCCTCGCATTGGAATCAGTAAAAACACCGATGCCCCGCTTCGCTTTTGGATCCCTGGCCACCCCACGGTTAGTGGGAGAAAAGGCCGACCAAATAAGAAGTCTGCTACACCTCGAGAGTATTAA
- a CDS encoding DUF1801 domain-containing protein: protein MHYRYATGREGDTFRVGFSPRKAKISLYGLTNTAQSRALLNELGKYSMGVSCLYINKPEDVDLAVLEEIIRISWSTEPDEC from the coding sequence GTGCATTATCGGTACGCAACTGGTCGGGAAGGTGACACTTTCCGGGTGGGGTTCAGCCCGCGCAAGGCAAAGATCTCGCTTTATGGGCTTACCAATACTGCGCAGTCCCGTGCGCTGCTCAATGAACTCGGCAAGTACTCGATGGGCGTTTCCTGTCTGTACATCAATAAGCCAGAGGACGTTGATCTCGCTGTCTTGGAAGAGATTATTCGAATCTCCTGGTCAACCGAACCAGATGAGTGTTAA
- a CDS encoding HAD family hydrolase, with product MAQSAPTTQTFLFGLYGVLIKEHGPAQFERVARAVGEPEKNEKLHAVYESLRLDLDAGRVSEDSYWNQVKVLVGLEYLDIPEVVEADYRGLYERDEEMVDFVLGLKAQGHRIGILSNLPKGLAALVRQHNSDWLDQLDAVTLSCEIGAAKPESKAFHAAVDALGVPHEEVTFIDDRLPNVEAAREEGLNAIQFMGFDDLKRALV from the coding sequence TTGGCTCAATCAGCCCCCACAACCCAGACTTTTCTCTTCGGTCTTTACGGAGTCCTCATCAAAGAGCATGGCCCTGCGCAGTTCGAGCGCGTTGCCCGTGCCGTGGGCGAGCCGGAGAAGAACGAGAAATTGCATGCAGTCTATGAGTCGTTGCGCCTCGACCTTGACGCTGGTCGGGTCAGTGAAGACAGCTACTGGAATCAGGTGAAAGTCCTTGTTGGACTGGAGTATTTGGATATTCCAGAGGTTGTCGAAGCTGACTACCGAGGCCTTTATGAGCGCGATGAAGAAATGGTCGACTTTGTGCTCGGTCTCAAAGCCCAAGGGCATCGCATTGGGATCTTGTCTAATCTGCCCAAAGGGTTGGCGGCTTTGGTCCGGCAGCACAATTCGGATTGGTTGGATCAGCTTGATGCGGTGACGCTGTCGTGCGAAATTGGTGCAGCAAAGCCAGAGTCGAAGGCATTTCACGCGGCTGTCGACGCTTTGGGCGTGCCGCACGAGGAGGTCACGTTCATTGATGATCGTCTCCCCAACGTCGAGGCGGCTCGTGAAGAGGGTCTGAACGCCATCCAGTTCATGGGGTTCGATGACCTGAAAAGAGCATTAGTATGA
- a CDS encoding gamma carbonic anhydrase family protein codes for MTQQPLILPFNGKTPRIHESAWIAPNATIIGDVEIGPDSSVFYGVVLRGDVNKITIGARTNIQDNCIVHVDGNAPCTLGDDVTVGHMALVHGATVGNGTLVGMKSALLSRSSVGPGALIAAGAIVLEGQEIPAKALAAGVPAKVRRELDDAQSQAFIPHAGRYVETSKAQASIDEALSLDDVRVREPEAR; via the coding sequence ATGACTCAACAACCTCTGATCTTGCCGTTCAATGGCAAAACTCCACGCATTCATGAATCCGCATGGATCGCTCCCAACGCGACGATCATCGGCGATGTAGAGATCGGACCGGATTCTTCGGTATTTTATGGCGTCGTGTTGCGAGGTGACGTTAATAAAATCACCATCGGCGCGCGCACAAACATCCAGGACAATTGTATTGTGCACGTTGATGGCAATGCGCCGTGCACGCTTGGTGACGATGTCACGGTTGGCCACATGGCGCTGGTGCATGGCGCGACCGTCGGCAATGGCACGCTTGTAGGCATGAAATCGGCGCTGCTCTCGCGCAGCTCGGTCGGCCCGGGGGCGCTCATCGCGGCAGGGGCGATAGTTTTAGAGGGCCAAGAAATCCCGGCTAAGGCGTTGGCAGCCGGGGTGCCGGCCAAAGTGCGCAGAGAGCTTGACGACGCCCAATCCCAGGCTTTCATTCCTCATGCGGGTCGCTATGTGGAAACGTCAAAAGCCCAGGCCTCCATCGATGAGGCGCTGAGCTTAGACGATGTTAGGGTACGAGAGCCAGAGGCTCGTTAA
- a CDS encoding winged helix-turn-helix domain-containing protein — protein MPNQAHFSASFARPSTPAAKCMHHIRLGQQLIRNELVEATGLSQPTVTRAVTALMQAGLVRERPDLTSSSGPGRPNIPLELAPSPWIHAGVAIGTKSSYIALFDTKGRTLRDTMLDKSAIDLDPDTFIEHLIAGVNRLTTGLDLPLVGIGVATSGKVTNAGVVTASNLGWDAVDIAGRLNYQFSVPATVASAIPAIAASELQAAPLPHPDQPTPVTLTFYADDSVGAAYSDDLGVHVVTSLATTGKSALDTLGMAAEDALSTQGFLSRVSDQGIFAGTLSELVGIAESSTKARKLLDDRATLLAHTAAEAAESVAPSTVVLSGSAFSEDPKGRSVFAAELKKEFDADVELRLIPTHRENVRAAARAVALDRLLNEPLALVP, from the coding sequence ATGCCAAATCAGGCCCACTTCTCTGCGTCCTTTGCCCGCCCTTCAACACCGGCCGCAAAGTGCATGCACCATATCCGCCTCGGCCAGCAACTCATTCGAAATGAGCTGGTCGAGGCCACAGGTCTGTCTCAACCTACGGTCACCCGCGCGGTAACTGCTCTCATGCAAGCTGGTCTGGTTCGTGAGCGCCCCGATCTAACATCATCGTCTGGCCCTGGCCGCCCCAATATTCCCCTAGAGTTGGCGCCAAGTCCATGGATTCATGCAGGCGTGGCAATTGGTACCAAGTCCTCCTACATCGCACTGTTTGATACCAAGGGTCGCACGCTCCGCGATACCATGCTGGACAAGTCGGCGATTGATCTAGATCCCGACACCTTCATCGAGCACCTCATCGCCGGCGTAAACCGCCTCACCACGGGTCTCGACCTGCCGCTCGTCGGCATCGGCGTGGCTACCTCCGGCAAAGTCACCAACGCAGGCGTTGTCACGGCAAGCAACCTCGGTTGGGATGCCGTCGATATTGCTGGTCGCTTGAACTACCAGTTCAGCGTGCCCGCCACTGTGGCCTCTGCGATTCCCGCGATTGCCGCCTCGGAACTTCAGGCAGCGCCACTCCCTCACCCCGATCAGCCCACACCTGTGACGCTGACGTTCTATGCCGATGACTCCGTGGGCGCAGCCTACAGCGATGACCTGGGGGTTCACGTGGTCACTTCGCTGGCCACCACAGGAAAGTCAGCATTGGACACCCTTGGCATGGCCGCCGAAGATGCTCTAAGCACCCAAGGATTCCTCAGCCGAGTCTCTGACCAGGGAATCTTTGCTGGCACCCTGTCAGAACTCGTGGGTATTGCCGAAAGTAGCACCAAGGCGCGCAAGCTTCTCGACGACCGCGCTACCCTCCTCGCCCACACTGCAGCCGAAGCCGCGGAATCTGTTGCGCCGTCCACGGTCGTGTTGTCTGGTTCAGCATTCTCTGAGGATCCCAAAGGACGATCCGTGTTTGCAGCGGAACTCAAGAAGGAATTCGACGCAGATGTTGAATTGCGCCTAATCCCCACCCATCGCGAAAATGTTCGTGCCGCAGCGCGTGCCGTAGCACTCGATCGACTGCTTAACGAGCCTCTGGCTCTCGTACCCTAA
- a CDS encoding MFS transporter, whose amino-acid sequence MSFRDIFADTRPLKEPAFKRLWLGNIATVLGAQLTVVAVPVQIYQMTGSSGYVGLTGLFGLVPLVIFGLYGGSIADAFDKRIVLICTTIGMCVTTAGFWALTLLGNENIWLLLINFALQQGFFAVNQPTRTAILRHILPIDQLAAATSLNMLVMQTGAIVGPLIAGALIPLIGFGWLYFLDVVSIIPTLWAVWTLPSMKPVGTVMKAGFASVVDGLKYLAGQPVLMMVMVLDLIAMIFGMPRALYPEIAEVNFGGGDAGATMLAFMYSSMAVGAVLGGVLSGWVSRIGRQGVAVYWCIIAWGVAIALGGVAITLNPGAVTAWAWMFIIMMVIGGMADMFSSAVRNAILQQSAAAHVQGRIQGVWIIVVVGGPRLADVLHGWVAHPLGAGATVLWGGVAVVVLTAICMVSVPKFWKYEKPSVTGS is encoded by the coding sequence GTGAGTTTCCGAGATATTTTCGCCGATACCAGACCGCTGAAAGAACCGGCCTTCAAACGCCTCTGGCTTGGCAATATTGCTACCGTGCTTGGCGCACAGCTAACCGTTGTCGCCGTGCCTGTGCAGATTTATCAGATGACCGGCTCCTCCGGATATGTGGGCCTTACTGGTCTCTTCGGCTTGGTTCCGCTGGTGATTTTCGGGCTCTACGGTGGTTCGATCGCTGACGCCTTTGATAAACGCATCGTGCTCATCTGCACCACCATCGGTATGTGTGTCACCACTGCTGGGTTTTGGGCGCTCACCCTTTTAGGCAATGAGAATATCTGGCTCCTGCTGATCAATTTCGCCTTGCAGCAGGGCTTTTTCGCAGTGAACCAACCCACCCGAACGGCCATTCTGCGTCACATCTTGCCGATCGATCAACTCGCCGCTGCTACCTCCCTCAACATGTTGGTCATGCAGACTGGCGCGATCGTTGGACCGCTTATCGCCGGTGCTCTCATCCCGCTCATTGGCTTCGGGTGGCTCTATTTCCTTGATGTTGTTTCCATTATTCCCACCTTGTGGGCGGTGTGGACTTTACCGTCGATGAAACCAGTGGGCACCGTGATGAAGGCTGGTTTCGCCAGCGTCGTGGATGGCCTTAAGTACTTGGCTGGCCAGCCGGTGCTCATGATGGTGATGGTGCTAGACCTCATCGCGATGATCTTCGGCATGCCGCGCGCACTGTACCCCGAAATCGCTGAGGTCAACTTCGGTGGCGGCGATGCCGGTGCCACCATGCTGGCGTTTATGTATTCCTCCATGGCTGTCGGCGCCGTCCTAGGAGGCGTGCTCTCTGGTTGGGTTTCCCGCATTGGCCGACAAGGCGTTGCCGTGTATTGGTGCATCATTGCGTGGGGTGTAGCCATCGCATTAGGTGGTGTAGCGATTACTCTCAACCCCGGCGCGGTCACGGCGTGGGCGTGGATGTTTATCATCATGATGGTTATCGGTGGCATGGCGGATATGTTCAGCTCTGCGGTCCGTAACGCCATCCTTCAGCAATCCGCCGCCGCCCACGTGCAGGGCAGGATTCAAGGTGTGTGGATCATAGTTGTGGTGGGTGGCCCAAGGCTTGCCGATGTCCTGCATGGGTGGGTTGCGCACCCCCTTGGGGCCGGTGCAACGGTACTATGGGGTGGAGTTGCAGTAGTTGTTCTAACTGCCATCTGCATGGTGTCGGTACCCAAGTTTTGGAAGTACGAAAAACCCAGCGTCACCGGCTCCTAG
- a CDS encoding cellulose biosynthesis cyclic di-GMP-binding regulatory protein BcsB, whose translation MSTALSTSLLLGITPPVLGATINPSMPLSALRSSDDIAVPNFAKELPLSFDVPAGTVPQSLSGTLQIPAEFSGGVVEFYDGDRLFHTLRLEVNDSRAYLEVPLQSIPVEDGRANFSLRAILDPVNNQWCYEEQEVRFLDGNVTFEGATINPAVVADYFPSVLRALTIYVPENPSGAVQEATLEVATSLDSVYRRSGLDVNVETLPTGSDGPATAPGDFERQIVLVDEVTERNTQKTELVNPGQDNAFLRLSGNADELYDQARLLTDATLPLAVDTEVTASGFGDVPNLSTDVATLQELGITQLTSESIARTSVTLGIERSRLRTYSQYMDLHITGTYTPLPPQNAGQITFSVGDTVLDSFTTDDTGIIDREFNVPGDLVNRYTEIVVEFTSTGDVNCEVTQPVGLNIDSDSLVTSQHSDVPVLNGFRSLPQSFQPRVDVAFADPSVQELSRAVSVVLGIQSMSSQRIRPHLVDWDEAVASERPTIFIDAAGAKTDQVPSYLAQQGPTLEITSKNDQNADGEQLTRSLQTNAALVVGSIQAVWDADKKRTVIVASSQDSPAELDALISWMGEDRERWSDLNGDLIVKVRDREPVQLTTVEAPDQPGRSATVFIAIGVSLVVIALIVAAVVSVSRRSQKGYK comes from the coding sequence TTGAGCACCGCTTTAAGCACTTCCTTACTGCTCGGGATCACCCCACCAGTTCTGGGAGCAACGATCAACCCCAGTATGCCTCTTTCTGCGTTGAGGTCCTCGGACGATATCGCCGTACCCAACTTCGCCAAAGAATTACCGTTATCTTTTGATGTCCCAGCAGGCACTGTTCCCCAAAGCTTGAGTGGAACGCTGCAGATTCCTGCCGAGTTTTCTGGCGGCGTCGTGGAGTTTTATGACGGTGACCGGCTCTTTCACACCCTGCGCCTAGAGGTTAATGATTCCCGCGCATACCTTGAGGTTCCACTGCAAAGCATTCCTGTCGAAGACGGCCGCGCCAACTTTTCGCTGCGCGCCATTTTGGATCCTGTAAACAACCAGTGGTGCTACGAGGAGCAGGAAGTCCGCTTCTTAGACGGAAACGTCACCTTTGAAGGGGCGACGATTAACCCAGCTGTGGTGGCTGATTACTTCCCGTCAGTGCTGCGCGCGTTGACGATTTACGTCCCAGAAAACCCTTCTGGGGCAGTACAAGAAGCCACGTTAGAGGTTGCGACCTCCCTGGACTCGGTGTACCGAAGATCAGGTTTGGATGTCAACGTAGAAACGCTTCCAACTGGATCGGACGGCCCGGCCACGGCCCCTGGGGATTTTGAACGCCAGATTGTGCTGGTTGACGAGGTAACAGAAAGAAACACGCAAAAAACCGAATTGGTCAATCCCGGCCAGGACAATGCATTCTTGCGCCTGAGCGGCAACGCCGACGAGCTTTACGATCAAGCGCGCTTGCTTACCGACGCAACCCTGCCACTTGCCGTAGACACCGAAGTAACGGCCTCAGGTTTTGGTGATGTGCCTAACCTTTCCACAGATGTGGCCACCCTCCAAGAACTGGGTATCACGCAGCTCACCTCTGAATCAATTGCGCGCACAAGCGTCACATTGGGTATTGAACGCTCCCGCCTGCGGACCTACTCGCAGTACATGGACCTGCACATAACGGGAACCTACACCCCATTGCCACCCCAAAATGCAGGACAGATCACGTTCTCCGTTGGTGACACCGTGTTGGACTCCTTCACCACCGATGACACTGGCATCATTGACCGTGAGTTCAACGTTCCTGGAGACTTGGTCAACCGCTACACGGAAATCGTCGTGGAATTCACCAGCACCGGCGACGTTAATTGTGAAGTCACCCAGCCCGTAGGCCTCAACATTGATTCCGACAGCCTTGTCACCTCCCAACATTCGGATGTTCCTGTACTCAACGGCTTCAGGTCCCTACCGCAGTCCTTCCAACCTCGTGTGGACGTGGCGTTTGCTGATCCCAGCGTGCAGGAACTCTCCCGCGCTGTCAGCGTAGTGTTGGGAATTCAATCCATGAGCTCCCAGCGCATCCGCCCACACCTGGTGGACTGGGATGAAGCCGTAGCCAGCGAGCGCCCAACAATTTTCATTGATGCTGCGGGCGCCAAGACTGATCAAGTGCCAAGCTACCTCGCCCAACAAGGCCCAACCCTAGAGATCACCAGCAAGAACGACCAAAATGCGGATGGCGAACAACTCACCCGATCCCTGCAAACCAACGCTGCGCTTGTTGTCGGCTCCATTCAGGCCGTGTGGGATGCCGATAAGAAGCGCACGGTGATTGTGGCAAGTTCCCAGGACAGCCCCGCCGAGTTGGATGCCTTGATTTCGTGGATGGGAGAAGACCGCGAACGCTGGAGTGATCTCAACGGCGACCTGATTGTCAAAGTCCGAGACCGCGAACCTGTGCAATTGACCACCGTGGAAGCCCCAGATCAGCCTGGTCGATCGGCCACAGTCTTTATTGCGATTGGCGTCAGCCTTGTGGTCATTGCCCTGATTGTCGCAGCCGTGGTGTCAGTGTCCAGGCGTTCGCAAAAAGGATACAAATGA
- a CDS encoding glycosyltransferase, with protein sequence MMEQDLSYREILPLNASEEKKKAALIDAIEGLRVRDPLLSASIAFTRGQKVAFIAVVVSFILMLIFARQAALIGLSATCTFMYLITLVDRFIMFSRGIRAESIIQVSDEDALAFPEDKLKTYTVLVPAYGEPEVIAQLLASMRAFDYPKHLLQVLLMLEEDDLPTIAAAEAAGVDQVATIIKVPPAQPRTKPKACNYGLHFATGEIVTIFDAEDMPDPLQLRRVVVAFERSASNTVCVQSRLSYRNARQNLLTAWFTIEYDVWFNFLLPGVMRMNAPVPLGGTSNHLLTGVLKDLGAWDPFNVTEDADLGVRIAAKGYSTAVLDSVTWEEANSDTINWLRQRSRWYKGYLQTWLVYMRRPKWLVQELGIIPAVRFTFLMAGTPIIAVLNLLFWYLSLTWILGQPGTIEQMFPPAVYYPALVCLVVGNAATIFMNLIGCREGRDPLLLVAVLTFPLYWLLMSIAALKGTWQLITRPSYWEKTAHGLEA encoded by the coding sequence ATGATGGAACAAGATCTCAGCTACCGTGAAATTCTTCCCCTTAACGCGAGTGAGGAGAAGAAAAAGGCTGCACTGATTGATGCCATTGAAGGGTTAAGGGTGCGCGATCCGCTGCTATCTGCCTCGATTGCATTTACTAGAGGGCAGAAAGTCGCCTTCATTGCTGTGGTGGTGAGCTTTATCTTGATGCTCATTTTTGCTCGGCAAGCAGCACTTATTGGCCTGTCAGCAACGTGTACGTTCATGTACCTCATCACTTTGGTGGACAGATTTATCATGTTTTCCAGAGGTATCCGCGCGGAATCCATCATCCAGGTGTCGGATGAAGATGCACTGGCTTTCCCTGAGGACAAGTTGAAAACCTACACGGTGTTGGTGCCCGCCTATGGCGAACCTGAGGTGATTGCGCAGCTGCTGGCGTCCATGCGCGCTTTTGATTACCCCAAGCATCTTCTGCAGGTATTGCTCATGTTGGAGGAAGATGATCTGCCTACCATCGCCGCGGCAGAGGCAGCGGGAGTGGATCAGGTGGCAACGATCATTAAGGTGCCACCAGCGCAGCCGCGCACCAAGCCGAAGGCCTGTAACTATGGATTGCACTTTGCCACGGGGGAAATTGTCACGATCTTTGACGCGGAAGACATGCCAGATCCCCTCCAGCTGCGTCGCGTGGTGGTGGCATTTGAACGTTCGGCATCCAATACGGTGTGCGTCCAGTCAAGGTTGTCGTATCGAAATGCCAGGCAGAATCTGCTAACGGCGTGGTTCACCATTGAATATGACGTGTGGTTTAACTTCCTGCTGCCAGGCGTCATGCGCATGAACGCACCTGTCCCATTGGGCGGTACCTCCAACCATCTGCTCACGGGTGTCCTGAAAGATCTCGGCGCGTGGGATCCTTTCAATGTCACAGAAGATGCGGACCTCGGCGTGCGCATCGCGGCAAAGGGATATTCCACCGCGGTGTTGGATTCGGTGACGTGGGAGGAAGCAAACTCCGACACCATCAACTGGTTGCGCCAGCGTTCTCGCTGGTACAAGGGCTATCTGCAAACATGGCTTGTGTATATGCGCAGGCCAAAGTGGTTGGTCCAAGAGCTTGGCATCATTCCTGCTGTGCGTTTTACCTTCCTCATGGCAGGCACCCCGATCATTGCGGTGCTCAATCTGCTGTTTTGGTACTTGTCGCTCACGTGGATTCTGGGCCAGCCCGGCACCATTGAGCAGATGTTCCCACCTGCGGTGTACTACCCAGCGTTGGTGTGTTTGGTGGTGGGCAATGCTGCGACCATCTTTATGAATCTCATTGGCTGCCGGGAAGGCCGCGACCCCTTGCTGCTCGTCGCGGTTTTAACGTTCCCGCTGTATTGGCTGCTCATGAGCATTGCAGCGTTGAAAGGCACGTGGCAATTGATCACGCGACCATCCTATTGGGAGAAAACTGCCCACGGATTGGAGGCGTAA